Proteins encoded in a region of the Antedon mediterranea chromosome 2, ecAntMedi1.1, whole genome shotgun sequence genome:
- the LOC140040537 gene encoding probable diacyglycerol O-acyltransferase tgs1 isoform X2 produces the protein MFQHLLEEENEGETQPHSDGSSGISSLYKHENRKAVVANIPSIKSFGHAPSAISFITMEDGEQYCEFQFQDENCTDIKNKKQKAEKPDMYAPCPGKLKNPLQKNFLYTVASFIVFVSTATFLLLPTCVIMLVLVPVAYIIRKIIRCFANTCNCYAPCCCYTANWLTDDEKHWLDDPSLEKPVVQALLEVEGRMETSRLKSLILSRVVSKENKQGKKQFQRFTQKIVCLKSGSIWVNDLNFNIDNHVFDAPQTFNNIEDLQEFISQISTKQLLFGRPLWEVCVCYVGKGENIKTYLLFRIHPCMTDGISLVEILRKFLADEHETSDFKSRYGREALMFNSVQAFCVGLIVFLSHLLGKRDVFMPCIKPMNGEKKLLWSDPISLASVKRIKLITRMSLNDVLLSTISGSLRGYFKSQGITNPCNLHANIPVDFRSSTQLLELGNRYTFARAPLTTNIEGTIPRLWELKHQMLEVKNSGDPMVIYNVMKVIRVLFPQFISKGVLASLYNRSFCTIANLPGSETKLSLGGFKIQSIVYWMPTRDKVVMSFSAITYADELRVGLLVDKAAVPDPQIILCELKKQFAVITDILQYRRIPGEKRPRTLDDNEYEDEDDPLDEEVRHPKLKQPSEHEAHTSQMRPLSGPNIALSTIIANTQVDLEESKVIEKVNNAENQNFSPCVERKC, from the exons AAAACAGGAAGGCTGTGGTTGCTAACATACCATCAATAAAAAGTTTTGGTCATGCACCATCCGCTATCTCATTTATCACGATGGAGGATGGTGAACAGTACTGTGAATTTCAGTTCCAAGATGAAAACTGCACCGATATCAAAAACAAGAAACAAAAGGCGGAAAAACCAGATATGTATGCCCCTTGTCCTGGAAAACTTAAAAATCCACTCCAGAAAAATTTCCTATATACAGTAGCATCATTTATCGTATTTGTTAGTACTGCAACATTCCTATTGCTTCCAACATGTGTAATAATGTTAGTTTTGGTTCCAGTTGcatatattattagaaaaatAATTCGCTGTTTTGCAAATACTTGTAATTGCTATGCACCATGTTGCTGTTATACAGCAAATTGGCTCACAGACGATGAGAAACACTGGCTAGATGATCCAAGTTTGGAAAAGCCTGTAGTTCAAGCGTTACTTGAGGTCGAAGGTCGTATGGAAACGTCAagattaaaatcattaattttatcGCGTGTTGTATCAAAAGAAAACAAGCAAGGAAAGAAACAGTTTCAGCGTTTTACTCAAAAAATAGTTTGCCTTAAGTCTGGTAGTATTTGGGTTAATGAtctcaattttaatattgacaATCACGTTTTTGACGCACCCCAAACTTTTAATAATATAGAAGATTTACAAGAATTTATTTCACAAATATCAACAAAACAACTACTATTTGGCAGACCACTGTGGGAAGTATGTGTATGTTATGTAGGAAAGGGAGAAAACATAAAGACATATCTCCTATTTCGGATTCATCCATGCATGACTGACGGTATTAGTCTTGTTGAAATTTTACGCAAGTTCTTAGCAGATGAACATGAAACTTCGGATTTTAAATCTAGGTATGGCCGTGAAGCACTCATGTTCAATAGCGTACAAGCATTTTGTGTCGGTCTTATTGTGTTTTTGTCTCATTTACTTGGAAAACGCGACGTTTTTATGCCATGTATAAAGCCTATGAACGGAGAGAAAAAATTATTATGGTCGGATCCAATCAGTCTTGCCTCAGTGAAACGTATAAAGCTTATAACACGAATGTCTCTAAACGATGTGTTGTTGTCAACAATATCCGGTAGTTTACGTGGCTATTTCAAATCGCAAGGTATTACAAACCCGTGCAATCTTCATGCTAACATTCCTGTTGATTTTCGCAGTTCTACGCAGCTGCTTGAACTCGGTAACCGTTACACGTTTGCACGTGCACCATTAACTACTAATATTGAGGGCACTATTCCACGTCTTTGGGAATTAAAACATCAAATGCTGGAAGTAAAAAACTCAGGTGACCCTATGGTTATATATAATGTAATGAAAGTAATAAGAGTTCTTTTCCCGCAATTTATTTCCAAAGGTGTTCTAGCTAGTCTTTATAACCGTAGCTTTTGTACAATAGCAAATTTACCAGGATCTGAAACAAAGTTGAGTCTGGGAGGTTTCAAGATACAGTCAATCGTCTACTGGATGCCTACAAGAGACAAGGTTGTTATGAGTTTCTCAGCGATAACATATGCAGATGAGCTACGTGTTGGATTACTTGTCGACAAAGCTGCAGTTCCTGATCCTCAAATAATTCTTTGCGAATTAAAAAAACAG ttTGCAGTGATAACTGACATTTTACAATACCGACGCATCCCTGGAGAGAAAAGGCCACGTACACTAGATGATAATGAATATGAG gaTGAAGATGACCCTCTAGATGAAGAAGTACGGCATCCAAAGCTGAAACAGCCATCGGAGCATGAGGCTCACACATCTCAAATGCGCCCTCTGTCGGGTCCGAACATTGCCTTATCAACAATTATTGCAAATACCCAGGTAGATTTAGAGGAATCTAAAGTAATTGAGAAAGTAAACAATGCTGAAAATCAAAACTTTTCACCATGCGTAGAGCGTAAATGTTAA
- the LOC140040537 gene encoding probable diacyglycerol O-acyltransferase tgs1 isoform X1, with the protein MSFFAITAKQEENEGETQPHSDGSSGISSLYKHENRKAVVANIPSIKSFGHAPSAISFITMEDGEQYCEFQFQDENCTDIKNKKQKAEKPDMYAPCPGKLKNPLQKNFLYTVASFIVFVSTATFLLLPTCVIMLVLVPVAYIIRKIIRCFANTCNCYAPCCCYTANWLTDDEKHWLDDPSLEKPVVQALLEVEGRMETSRLKSLILSRVVSKENKQGKKQFQRFTQKIVCLKSGSIWVNDLNFNIDNHVFDAPQTFNNIEDLQEFISQISTKQLLFGRPLWEVCVCYVGKGENIKTYLLFRIHPCMTDGISLVEILRKFLADEHETSDFKSRYGREALMFNSVQAFCVGLIVFLSHLLGKRDVFMPCIKPMNGEKKLLWSDPISLASVKRIKLITRMSLNDVLLSTISGSLRGYFKSQGITNPCNLHANIPVDFRSSTQLLELGNRYTFARAPLTTNIEGTIPRLWELKHQMLEVKNSGDPMVIYNVMKVIRVLFPQFISKGVLASLYNRSFCTIANLPGSETKLSLGGFKIQSIVYWMPTRDKVVMSFSAITYADELRVGLLVDKAAVPDPQIILCELKKQFAVITDILQYRRIPGEKRPRTLDDNEYEDEDDPLDEEVRHPKLKQPSEHEAHTSQMRPLSGPNIALSTIIANTQVDLEESKVIEKVNNAENQNFSPCVERKC; encoded by the exons AAAACAGGAAGGCTGTGGTTGCTAACATACCATCAATAAAAAGTTTTGGTCATGCACCATCCGCTATCTCATTTATCACGATGGAGGATGGTGAACAGTACTGTGAATTTCAGTTCCAAGATGAAAACTGCACCGATATCAAAAACAAGAAACAAAAGGCGGAAAAACCAGATATGTATGCCCCTTGTCCTGGAAAACTTAAAAATCCACTCCAGAAAAATTTCCTATATACAGTAGCATCATTTATCGTATTTGTTAGTACTGCAACATTCCTATTGCTTCCAACATGTGTAATAATGTTAGTTTTGGTTCCAGTTGcatatattattagaaaaatAATTCGCTGTTTTGCAAATACTTGTAATTGCTATGCACCATGTTGCTGTTATACAGCAAATTGGCTCACAGACGATGAGAAACACTGGCTAGATGATCCAAGTTTGGAAAAGCCTGTAGTTCAAGCGTTACTTGAGGTCGAAGGTCGTATGGAAACGTCAagattaaaatcattaattttatcGCGTGTTGTATCAAAAGAAAACAAGCAAGGAAAGAAACAGTTTCAGCGTTTTACTCAAAAAATAGTTTGCCTTAAGTCTGGTAGTATTTGGGTTAATGAtctcaattttaatattgacaATCACGTTTTTGACGCACCCCAAACTTTTAATAATATAGAAGATTTACAAGAATTTATTTCACAAATATCAACAAAACAACTACTATTTGGCAGACCACTGTGGGAAGTATGTGTATGTTATGTAGGAAAGGGAGAAAACATAAAGACATATCTCCTATTTCGGATTCATCCATGCATGACTGACGGTATTAGTCTTGTTGAAATTTTACGCAAGTTCTTAGCAGATGAACATGAAACTTCGGATTTTAAATCTAGGTATGGCCGTGAAGCACTCATGTTCAATAGCGTACAAGCATTTTGTGTCGGTCTTATTGTGTTTTTGTCTCATTTACTTGGAAAACGCGACGTTTTTATGCCATGTATAAAGCCTATGAACGGAGAGAAAAAATTATTATGGTCGGATCCAATCAGTCTTGCCTCAGTGAAACGTATAAAGCTTATAACACGAATGTCTCTAAACGATGTGTTGTTGTCAACAATATCCGGTAGTTTACGTGGCTATTTCAAATCGCAAGGTATTACAAACCCGTGCAATCTTCATGCTAACATTCCTGTTGATTTTCGCAGTTCTACGCAGCTGCTTGAACTCGGTAACCGTTACACGTTTGCACGTGCACCATTAACTACTAATATTGAGGGCACTATTCCACGTCTTTGGGAATTAAAACATCAAATGCTGGAAGTAAAAAACTCAGGTGACCCTATGGTTATATATAATGTAATGAAAGTAATAAGAGTTCTTTTCCCGCAATTTATTTCCAAAGGTGTTCTAGCTAGTCTTTATAACCGTAGCTTTTGTACAATAGCAAATTTACCAGGATCTGAAACAAAGTTGAGTCTGGGAGGTTTCAAGATACAGTCAATCGTCTACTGGATGCCTACAAGAGACAAGGTTGTTATGAGTTTCTCAGCGATAACATATGCAGATGAGCTACGTGTTGGATTACTTGTCGACAAAGCTGCAGTTCCTGATCCTCAAATAATTCTTTGCGAATTAAAAAAACAG ttTGCAGTGATAACTGACATTTTACAATACCGACGCATCCCTGGAGAGAAAAGGCCACGTACACTAGATGATAATGAATATGAG gaTGAAGATGACCCTCTAGATGAAGAAGTACGGCATCCAAAGCTGAAACAGCCATCGGAGCATGAGGCTCACACATCTCAAATGCGCCCTCTGTCGGGTCCGAACATTGCCTTATCAACAATTATTGCAAATACCCAGGTAGATTTAGAGGAATCTAAAGTAATTGAGAAAGTAAACAATGCTGAAAATCAAAACTTTTCACCATGCGTAGAGCGTAAATGTTAA
- the LOC140039309 gene encoding interferon-induced protein with tetratricopeptide repeats 5-like codes for MALLTDLQSQLRAFPCHFMWELEKKSIKQFGSLMKLIDEHISDSPAMVIEGLLFKSYLFFSEFRGNAEKKKARAMECIDEVRRKIREEDPSKQPSNNGYLLIAITLEAWFDRRDKKRLESNIRELRKLNSLYEDGSPEHNMFKGSIHATKGFALSRVGMNRYSESIKEFETALELCPGEKDWLFSVGLVRWRLAKAAVKNRHEFCPDMTTVLSIFYDVLKMDSEHSLALVYIAEIRRRKKNIHKAKQFLKNALRKHPVRQKVLGEAIGVYRKMACFDEAIRVINIAEQLEEPSSFIYHQAYLVYRDISAPRHRDQYSPPNIDYLQKAIDTNPSNLAAKFDRAKELIYARKYDEATEYYNQLFENFEDDPESVIRINSQFALFLQKQKKQNEAIDKHQMVIDVALEEFLEDRGPP; via the coding sequence ATGGCGTTATTAACAGACTTACAGAGCCAGCTTCGGGCATTTCCTTGTCACTTTATGTGGGAACTTGAAAAGAAGTCTATCAAACAATTCGGATCTCTTATGAAGCTTATTGATGAGCATATCAGCGATTCTCCTGCTATGGTAATTGAAGGATTATTGTTCAAAAGCTACCTTTTCTTTTCGGAGTTCAGAGGAAATGCTGAAAAGAAAAAAGCCAGAGCAATGGAATGTATCGATGAAGTACGCCGTAAGATTCGAGAGGAAGACCCATCCAAACAGCCCAGTAATAATGGTTATTTGTTAATCGCTATTACTCTTGAAGCCTGGTTCGACCGTCGCGACAAGAAGAGACTCGAATCTAACATTCGGGAGCTGAGGAAATTAAATTCACTCTATGAGGATGGATCACCAGAGCATAATATGTTTAAAGGAAGTATCCACGCAACAAAGGGATTTGCCTTGTCACGTGTAGGTATGAATCGGTATTCTGAGAGTATTAAAGAGTTTGAAACAGCATTGGAATTATGCCCAGGGGAAAAAGACTGGCTCTTTTCAGTCGGCCTTGTGAGGTGGAGATTAGCCAAAGCCGCAGTTAAAAACCGACATGAATTTTGTCCCGATATGACGACAGTGCTAAGTATTTTCTATGATGTTTTAAAAATGGATTCAGAACATAGTCTCGCATTAGTTTATATTGCAGAAATAAGACGTAGAAAGAAAAATATTCACAAGGCTAAACAATTCTTAAAGAATGCACTGAGGAAACATCCAGTACGTCAAAAAGTACTAGGTGAAGCAATAGGAGTGTACAGGAAGATGGCATGTTTTGATGAAGCCATAAGAGTTATAAATATCGCTGAACAATTAGAAGAGCCCAGTTCTTTCATTTATCACCAAGCATATCTTGTGTACCGAGATATCTCAGCTCCAAGACATCGTGATCAATATTCACCCCCCAATATAGATTATCTCCAAAAAGCTATCGACACGAATCCATCTAATCTTGCCGCAAAATTTGATCGCGCCAAGGAATTGATATATGCAAGGAAATACGATGAAGCTACCGAATACTATAATCagctttttgaaaattttgAAGATGACCCAGAATCTGTGATTCGCATCAATTCTCAATTTGCTTTGTTCCTTCAAaagcaaaagaaacaaaatgaaGCTATTGATAAACATCAAATGGTAATTGACGTGGCTTTAGAAGAATTTCTGGAAGATAGAGGTCCACCA
- the LOC140039701 gene encoding uncharacterized protein — protein sequence MEIDWVVKQSIETTEKFHEKVLSTDLRNIPSRLQLAELKDKLGNTKRACWHFQKALDLNIDEERRWYILEYLAAVKTKNKTLDDVDVIIEHMKQLNISYPKPDVINERKAALAVERGKVALRDDKKEDAIELFKESTTLGNINGAKLLLDEVKQMDRENRNVYIYCAHIDVCIENSLEEDKELSNELQENISKLLSADSSSVGIVLQDLREAQFRMERSVLQNSAQLVSLRVEVIHKCRTILNQTMTKFRDRHYKTVDSSCDYFNIPKCSSVDIANKVKKKLQTSYKWAKFSERFPF from the coding sequence ATGGAGATTGATTGGGTGGTGAAACAATCTATTGAAACGACCGAAAAGTTTCATGAAAAAGTGCTTAGTACCGATCTAAGAAATATACCATCACGATTACAGCTAGCAGAATTAAAAGACAAACTGGGAAATACAAAACGTGCTTGTTGGCACTTTCAAAAAGCACTTGACTTAAACATTGACGAAGAACGCAGGTGGTATATTCTAGAATACTTAGCTGCTGTAAAGACAAAGAATAAGACCTTAGACGACGTTGATGTCATAATTGAACATATGAAACAATTGAATATTTCGTATCCTAAGCCTGATGTTATAAATGAAAGGAAGGCAGCTCTAgcggtggagagaggcaaagtTGCACTACGTGATGATAAAAAAGAAGACGCTATTGAGTTGTTCAAGGAATCGACAACACTCGGTAACATTAATGGAGCAAAACTTCTACTCGATGAGGTAAAACAAATGGACAGAGAAAATAGAAACGTTTATATCTATTGTGCCCACATTGATGTTTGCATTGAAAATAGTCTTGAAGAAGACAAGGAGCTATCAAATGAATTACAGGAGAATATATCAAAACTACTTTCTGCCGATTCTTCTTCTGTTGGTATTGTTTTACAAGATCTAAGAGAGGCACAATTCAGAATGGAGCGTAGTGTACTACAAAACAGTGCGCAGCTCGTGTCTTTAAGAGTTGAGGTAATTCACAAATGTCGAACAATCCTCAACCAGACAATGACCAAATTTAGAGATCGTCATTATAAAACTGTTGACAGTAGTTGTGATTATTTCAACATACCAAAGTGTTCGTCTGTTGATATTGCAAATAAAGTCAAGAAGAAACTCCAGACGTCATATAAGTGGGCTAAATTTAGTGAACGATTTCCATTCTAG